A portion of the Chondrinema litorale genome contains these proteins:
- a CDS encoding BlaI/MecI/CopY family transcriptional regulator translates to MKKFPKPTDSELEILQVLWENSPRTVREVNDVLNQKRETGYTTTLKLMQIMFDKGLVSREKSGKTHLYNAEVGENDIQQELLDRFIDKVFKGSASKLMLQALGRKKSSPEELKEIQELLKNLEKDNNDESISD, encoded by the coding sequence ATGAAAAAATTTCCAAAACCGACAGACTCAGAGCTAGAAATACTTCAGGTACTTTGGGAAAACAGCCCGAGAACAGTGAGAGAGGTAAACGATGTGTTGAACCAGAAAAGGGAAACAGGTTATACCACCACGCTGAAACTCATGCAGATTATGTTTGATAAAGGGCTTGTTAGCCGCGAAAAAAGTGGCAAAACTCATTTATACAATGCCGAAGTAGGGGAGAACGATATTCAGCAAGAATTACTCGATCGGTTTATAGATAAAGTATTTAAAGGTTCTGCTTCAAAACTGATGTTGCAGGCATTGGGCAGAAAAAAGTCTTCACCAGAAGAGCTAAAAGAAATACAAGAACTACTGAAAAATCTCGAAAAAGATAATAACGATGAATCAATCTCTGATTAA
- a CDS encoding rhomboid family intramembrane serine protease, whose product MAFGVSPKHIEEFNLKGLPIHHFLVLATETAKNLEWDISHISEKGFIAYTSNSLSSWEEEIAIKIEDEAIKIKSECTGNQFTDWGRNKKNIEDFFAAFEEIELNFTEEEFEERYLELSQNFATTEEDLLRESPLSNKEKVSGFISIFKPTEGYYVTPILIILNVSIFILMLLAGVHILTPESQDLINWGANFKPYTLDGGWLRLLTSCFLHAGILHLLLNMYALLYIGVLLEPLLGKSRFLSAYLISGIAASLASLWWNDLTVSVGASGAIFGMYGVLLALLLNNIIGSAVKKAMLTSISFFIGYNILYGIRTDSGIDNAAHIGGLLSGVVIGYALIPSLKNYNNTSYKYSTIGGLSALLLGISFVMYSTLPNDIGKYNKEMQRFASMEAMAIEVLQLPQNIAKEEALKEIKDKGIYYWNENLKLINNLIELDLPEVIQERNKILREYCEIRIKSYQLIYKGLEEETDIYQNEILQYNAQIENIINSLNSPQ is encoded by the coding sequence ATGGCATTCGGCGTTTCACCTAAACATATAGAAGAATTTAATTTAAAAGGATTACCAATACATCACTTTTTGGTTCTCGCAACTGAAACAGCCAAGAACCTTGAATGGGATATTAGCCATATAAGTGAAAAAGGTTTTATAGCTTATACAAGTAATTCTCTTAGCTCTTGGGAAGAAGAAATCGCAATAAAGATAGAAGATGAAGCAATAAAGATTAAGAGCGAATGTACTGGTAATCAGTTTACAGATTGGGGCAGAAACAAAAAAAATATAGAAGATTTTTTTGCAGCTTTTGAAGAAATAGAATTAAACTTTACAGAAGAAGAATTTGAAGAAAGATACCTAGAACTAAGCCAAAACTTTGCAACAACAGAAGAAGATCTTCTTAGAGAATCTCCTTTGAGTAATAAAGAAAAGGTATCTGGTTTCATTTCCATTTTTAAACCCACCGAAGGTTATTACGTCACGCCAATTTTAATAATCCTCAATGTATCAATTTTCATTCTGATGCTACTTGCAGGCGTTCACATATTAACGCCTGAAAGCCAAGATTTAATTAACTGGGGAGCTAACTTTAAGCCATATACACTAGATGGAGGTTGGTTAAGATTACTTACCTCATGTTTTTTACATGCAGGTATACTTCACCTTTTATTAAATATGTATGCACTATTATATATAGGAGTCCTTTTAGAACCTCTATTGGGGAAAAGTAGGTTTTTATCTGCTTATCTCATTTCTGGTATTGCAGCAAGTTTGGCAAGTCTATGGTGGAATGATTTAACAGTAAGCGTAGGAGCATCAGGGGCAATTTTTGGCATGTATGGAGTTTTGCTCGCTTTATTATTAAATAATATTATTGGCAGCGCCGTAAAAAAAGCCATGCTAACTAGTATTTCTTTTTTTATAGGCTACAACATCCTTTATGGAATAAGAACAGACAGTGGGATAGATAATGCAGCTCACATTGGTGGACTCTTAAGCGGAGTAGTTATTGGATATGCTTTAATTCCAAGTCTAAAAAATTATAACAATACCTCTTATAAATATTCGACTATTGGTGGATTGTCTGCCTTGCTACTAGGCATTTCATTTGTTATGTATAGTACTCTGCCCAACGACATTGGTAAATACAACAAAGAAATGCAAAGATTCGCTTCAATGGAAGCAATGGCTATTGAAGTACTTCAACTACCTCAAAATATAGCAAAAGAAGAAGCTTTAAAAGAAATAAAAGACAAAGGCATTTACTACTGGAACGAGAACCTCAAACTTATAAACAACCTCATAGAATTAGATTTGCCTGAAGTAATTCAAGAACGAAACAAGATTCTGAGAGAGTATTGTGAAATTAGAATCAAGAGCTATCAATTAATTTATAAAGGCCTTGAAGAAGAAACAGATATTTATCAGAATGAAATTTTACAGTATAATGCTCAAATTGAAAATATCATAAACAGTCTAAATAGCCCACAATAG
- a CDS encoding VOC family protein, with product MNLNQITVPSLDLTVSVPFYEKLGLKLIVEALPHYARFECLDGEATFSIHQVEKLPQGEGIYVYFECENLDETVDKLKAQGIEFESLPTDQRWLWREARLKDPDKNQIILFYGGDNRKNPPWRIN from the coding sequence ATGAACCTCAACCAAATTACTGTACCATCGCTAGATTTAACGGTTTCTGTGCCTTTTTACGAGAAGCTGGGTTTAAAACTGATAGTAGAAGCACTCCCGCATTACGCCCGATTTGAGTGTCTGGATGGTGAGGCTACATTCTCTATTCATCAGGTAGAAAAATTGCCACAAGGCGAGGGCATTTATGTTTATTTTGAATGCGAAAACCTAGATGAGACAGTAGACAAGCTAAAAGCCCAAGGTATTGAATTTGAGAGCTTACCAACTGACCAGAGATGGTTATGGAGAGAGGCAAGGCTAAAAGATCCAGATAAAAATCAGATTATTCTTTTTTATGGTGGCGATAATAGAAAAAATCCGCCTTGGCGTATCAACTAA
- a CDS encoding M56 family metallopeptidase → MNQSLINEISVFTSAFSEAMLHSLWQGLLLVVVLSISLKMMERSSARNRYLAATSTMFVQLLLFAGTFTWLYQQELQALNTESADISILYNMVQNGQSPVQETSWFSPSMLVFNTMLGFVHQYHYAISLCWLVGAMLLSMRFASGLLYINKLKKEHTPAPEKWQSRMKEIAGKMGIQKKISFVVTNNIEVPTLIGWVKPIVLMPLSVLSQMPLSEVDSIIAHELAHVKRHDYLVNLMQSVIEILLFFNPSVWWMSSWINEERENSCDDLAISVIQNHKVYIQALASLTGLVSAGHAVNVPHNALAATGKKGSVLFRIKRIMKQVNKTHEHANPKGNPYVASHYFTRELTGKFLASFLILSAGFFMVVSSGKAQENQELKEVTSSVHFSLNDTTKKKVKVLQMTGDTLKLNGKDNAKFEFILSGDSSAVNIQELSFSQTDSLHKSGKYRVDVWNTESDEEVIMLDSTTHFFVEKNQVGSNGDTLKLHVKKIAEKTLSKMDTTGGVFRVRSSTNNSDTTKVAIRIRSDKTSSTSNVKVVGMEQEPIYIVDGIVVPSLRIKEITPSNIEKIDVLKGQTAINQYGEKGKNGVVKITLKKGMELETLVEEEEIEVPIDEKMTLRYFLNDEEVTAEKIHNLSPSVIDRVDVIKGDGIILEKVGNVKPTGGAVMVYTKPGVKIVEVKEGEEKIALIEDLPEIEVVASPIEVVEVPEVVEVPEVIEVEEKMESIIPPPPPKVSSFVESFNIYPNPSDEIFNINFSLKTAGMVKVSVHDMAGKKVATVVEKQMSAGTQSLKWKANGMAEGMYIINIERDGEVLQQKVMLDK, encoded by the coding sequence ATGAATCAATCTCTGATTAATGAAATAAGTGTTTTTACCTCAGCATTTAGCGAAGCCATGCTGCATTCGCTATGGCAAGGTTTATTGCTGGTAGTTGTTTTAAGCATCTCGCTTAAGATGATGGAAAGGAGCAGTGCTAGAAATCGCTATTTGGCGGCAACTAGTACCATGTTTGTTCAACTGCTGCTTTTTGCGGGAACTTTTACATGGCTATATCAGCAAGAGTTACAAGCACTCAATACAGAATCAGCAGATATAAGTATACTGTATAACATGGTGCAAAATGGGCAAAGTCCGGTGCAAGAAACAAGCTGGTTTTCTCCTAGTATGCTTGTGTTTAATACCATGCTCGGTTTTGTTCATCAATATCATTATGCGATTTCGCTTTGCTGGTTGGTAGGCGCTATGTTGCTTTCTATGCGCTTTGCGAGTGGACTTTTGTACATCAACAAACTAAAAAAAGAGCATACACCTGCTCCCGAGAAATGGCAAAGTAGAATGAAAGAGATTGCTGGTAAAATGGGTATTCAGAAAAAGATAAGCTTTGTAGTTACTAATAACATAGAAGTACCTACGCTTATCGGTTGGGTAAAACCCATTGTACTTATGCCGCTGAGTGTGCTTTCGCAAATGCCTCTAAGCGAGGTAGACAGCATTATTGCACACGAATTAGCGCATGTTAAGCGACACGATTATCTGGTAAATCTAATGCAATCTGTTATAGAGATTTTACTATTCTTTAATCCATCAGTATGGTGGATGAGCAGTTGGATAAACGAGGAGCGCGAAAACAGTTGCGACGATCTGGCTATTTCAGTAATTCAAAATCACAAAGTTTATATACAGGCGCTGGCAAGTCTTACTGGTTTGGTTAGTGCCGGACATGCAGTTAATGTGCCCCACAATGCATTGGCTGCAACTGGCAAAAAAGGTAGTGTTTTATTCAGAATTAAAAGAATTATGAAACAAGTAAACAAAACGCACGAGCATGCTAACCCGAAAGGGAATCCTTATGTAGCATCTCATTATTTTACCCGTGAACTCACCGGCAAATTTTTAGCATCATTTTTAATCTTAAGTGCCGGATTTTTTATGGTGGTTAGTTCAGGAAAAGCACAAGAAAATCAAGAACTTAAAGAAGTAACTAGTTCTGTTCACTTTTCGCTAAACGATACTACAAAGAAGAAAGTGAAAGTATTACAGATGACGGGTGATACCTTAAAGTTAAATGGTAAAGACAATGCTAAATTTGAGTTTATTTTATCAGGAGATAGCTCGGCGGTAAATATACAAGAGCTCTCTTTTAGCCAAACAGATTCCTTACACAAGTCAGGTAAATACAGAGTAGATGTTTGGAATACTGAAAGCGATGAAGAAGTAATTATGCTCGACTCTACCACTCACTTTTTTGTAGAGAAGAATCAGGTGGGTAGTAATGGAGATACATTAAAGCTTCATGTTAAAAAGATAGCAGAAAAAACACTTTCTAAAATGGATACAACAGGAGGTGTTTTTAGAGTGAGGTCTTCAACAAATAATTCAGATACTACAAAAGTAGCTATTAGAATTAGAAGTGATAAAACCTCGTCTACTAGTAATGTAAAAGTAGTTGGTATGGAACAAGAGCCAATATATATCGTGGATGGTATTGTTGTTCCCTCTCTTAGAATCAAAGAAATAACTCCATCAAACATAGAAAAAATTGATGTACTTAAAGGGCAAACAGCCATTAATCAATATGGTGAAAAGGGTAAAAATGGAGTGGTTAAGATTACTTTGAAAAAAGGAATGGAACTTGAAACACTTGTAGAAGAAGAGGAAATAGAAGTTCCGATAGATGAGAAAATGACATTGAGATATTTCTTGAATGATGAAGAAGTAACTGCAGAAAAAATTCATAATCTTTCTCCAAGTGTAATTGATAGAGTTGATGTGATAAAAGGAGATGGAATAATTCTCGAAAAAGTAGGAAATGTAAAACCAACTGGTGGTGCTGTAATGGTGTATACAAAACCAGGTGTTAAAATTGTAGAAGTAAAAGAAGGCGAAGAAAAAATCGCACTTATTGAAGACTTACCAGAAATAGAAGTAGTGGCTTCTCCAATAGAAGTGGTTGAAGTACCAGAGGTAGTAGAAGTTCCTGAAGTGATAGAAGTAGAAGAGAAAATGGAATCTATTATTCCTCCTCCACCGCCAAAAGTTAGCAGCTTTGTAGAAAGCTTTAATATTTATCCTAATCCATCAGACGAGATATTCAATATCAACTTTAGCCTAAAAACTGCGGGTATGGTAAAAGTTTCTGTACACGACATGGCTGGTAAAAAAGTAGCTACAGTTGTAGAAAAACAAATGTCTGCCGGAACGCAAAGTTTAAAATGGAAAGCTAATGGCATGGCAGAAGGCATGTACATTATCAATATCGAAAGAGATGGAGAAGTACTTCAGCAGAAAGTAATGCTAGATAAATAG